GAGCTCGTCAAACAGCGTCGATTCGTAGTCGCGGATGACCTCGACTGGACGCAGACGTCGCGCCTCGGGCACCCGGGCCATCAGCTTGGCGGCCCGGTACATCAATGCCATGTCCTGGCGCATCACCGCGTCGATACCGGGGCGGATGATCTTGACCACCACTTCTTCGCCGGTGTGAAGCGTGGCAGCGTGAACCTGGGCGATCGAGGCGGAGGCCAGCGGCGCGTGATCGAAGCGGGCAAAGGCCTCTTCGAGGGACATCTCGAGCTCACGCTCCACCCGCGCCACGGCGAGCTCGCCGGGAAACGGCGGCACCTGATCCTGCAGGCGTCTAAGCTCGTTGGAAATGTCGTCGGGCAAAAGGTCGCGCCGGGTGGAAAGCATCTGGCCGAACTTGATGAAGATCGGCCCCAGTGACTCCAGCGACAGGCGCAGGCGCTCGGCACGGGAGCGCTTGCCCACCGGAATCAGGCGCAGCGGCAAACACCACATCACCCCGCGCAGCCAAAGCGGCAGTCGCTCCATGGGGATCAGCGTATCGAGGCGGTGGCGCGCGATGACCCATAGAATCTTGAATAGCCGCAGGCTCATGTACAGCGCTCCCGAGCCTGGGCGGCGGCCTGGATGTCGAGACTCGCGTTCAGACGCCGCGTCAGGCGATCGAGGCGCGCTTCCAGGCGATCGGTGGCCATGTCCAGATCGGTCAGCGCGTCGCGCAGCACGTCGCGCTGCGCCCGGCCCGGCAGCATCCGCGCCTCCTCGAAAACGTACTCGGAGAGATCCTGTAACAGCTCGTCCTTGGCGCGCAGCCCGAAGCGGTTCAGGCGGCGAACGCCTTCGGCCAACGAGTGGGCGGGCGTGGCGCCGATCCAGCCGGCAAGCTCGCCTTCCCAGTCGAGCTCCAGATCGAAAAACAGATCGCGGGTCGCTTCCAAAAGGCCAATACGCCCGCGCACCGCGAGCTTGCTGTCGAACATCAGCCGCTCGATCGAGGCGCCGCTGAGCCACTCCGAAAACGTCTCCGGCGTGAGCTCGACGGTCGCATCCGCCTCGGCCTCGTTGACATCGTCACCGGGCAGCAGGTCGACGCCGGTTTCGTGGTAGGCGAGCAAAAGCGCCAAATGCGGTTTTTCGAGCCGGACCAGCAGCCGGCTGCCGGCGAGGGCTGCCAGCCGGTTGGGCGCGGCCGGGTCGCGGGCGAGCAGGGCATTCAGCGTGCGTTCGCATCCAGCCAGAAGCAGGGGCGGGGTCAATCGCATGCGCGCCTCGATTGTCGCGTCAATGGAGTGGGAGGCGTTGCGCTGCCAGGCGTCATAGCTTGATGCCGCGGTGAAGCGCGACGATACCGCCGGTGAGGTTGGTGTACTCCACCCGCTCGAGCCCGGCGGCTTCCATCATTGCCTGCAGCGTCGGTTGGTCCGGGTGCATGCGAATCGATTCGGCAAGATAGCGGTAGCTCTCGCCGTCCTTCGCCACCAGCTCGCCGATTTTCGGCAGAAAGCGAAACGAGTACTCGTCGTAGGCTTTGCTTAGAAGCGGATTGCCGGGCTTGGAGAACTCCAGCACCAGAAGCCGTCCGCCGGGCTTGAGCACGCGCGTCATGGAGCGCAGCGCGGCGTCCTTGTCGGTGACGTTACGAAGGCCAAAGGCGATGGTGATGCAGTCGAAGTGGTTGTCCGGGAAGGGCAGGTTCTCGGCGTTGGCCTGAACGTACTCGACGTTGCCGCCCACGCCCTGGTCGATCAGCTTGTCGCGGCCGACGTTCAGCATTGAGGCGTTGATATCGGCCAGCACCACCTTGCCGCGCGGGCCGACCATGCGCGAAAACTTGAGCGTCAGATCGCCGGTGCCGCCGGCGATGTCCAGCACCCGGTGGCCCGGGCGCACGCCGGAGCGCTCGATGGTCAGGCGCTTCCATACCCGGTGAATGCCGAAGGACATCAGGTCGTTCATGACGTCGTAGCGCGCGGCCACCGAGTGAAACACATCCGCTACCCGCGAGGCTTTCTCGTCGAGCGGGACTTCCTGATAGCCAAAATGGGTGGTGCGCTTTTGTGTGGGGCTCATGAGGCGACGGGCTCCCGAGTTCGAGGCGGATATCGATGATATGGCGATCATCGCTTGATAGGTTGGCTGTATTGTAGCCTTCTCCCAACGGTTTTGTCTGCGCCCGGGTCACTTAACCCAAGCGTGCGCTCGCGCGCAGCAAGACCGATTTTCAATACCTTGAGCCTCAAAGCTGTTTGAACTGAATGCCCGCCGGCTCGCGGGAGGCGCCGGCGTCGCTGAGCGCCTGCAGATACTTCGCCCAGTAGGCGTCCTGCTGAGTGGCGAGCTCTAACAGGTAGTCGTAGCTGTAGAGGCCGCTGTCGTGGCCGTCGTCGAAGTGAAGCTTGAGCGCGTAGTGGCCGACCTGGCTGATGTCCATCAGGCCCACGTCGCGCTTGCCGGTTTGCAGCACGGCGGTATCGGCGCCGTGGCCGCGCACCTCCGCCGACGGTGAGTAGACGCGCAGAAGCTCGACCGGCACGCGGTAGTGCCGATCGCCCGGGTAGGTGAGCTCCAGCAGGCGATTTTTCTTGTGATAGTGCACGTGGGTGGGAATCGGGCTTTCCATCGGGCTCTCCTGTTCAAGAGACGAACGGGGCATATAGACGAACGGGCGGGTGTCGCCACCCGCCCGTAAGGCGTAAAAACGGCACCTGCAACGCGCAGGTAGCTCGAGCTTACAGAATGTAGCGCGAGAGGTCCTCGTCGACCGCCAGCTCGCCAAGCTGCGCGTTGACGTAGTCGGCGTCGACCACCAGCGGGCTGTCCATATCGCCGCCCTTGAAGGAAGCCTCTTCGAGCAGGCGCTCCATCACGGTGTGCAGGCGCCGAGCGCCGATGTTCTCGGTGCCTTCGTTGACCTGCCAGGAGATCTCGGCGATGCGCTCGATACCGTCCTCGGTGAAGTCGACGTCCAGACCTTCGGTAGCGAGCAGCGCCTGGTACTGCTTGGTCAGCGAGGCCGAAGGCTCGGTCAGGATGCGCTTGAAGTCGTGGGGCGTGAGCGCATCGAGCTCGACGCGAATCGGCAGGCGGCCCTGAAGCTCCGGAATCAGATCGGAAGGCCGCGATAGGTGGAACGCGCCGGAGGCGATGAACAGAATGTGGTCAGTCTTGACCATGCCGTACTTGGTGGAAACGGTCGAGCCCTCGATCAGCGGCAGCAGATCGCGCTGCACGCCTTCGCGGGACACCTCGCCGCCGCTGGACTGGCCGCTGCCCTTGGCCACCTTATCGATCTCGTCCAAAAACACGATGCCGTGCTGCTCGACGGACTCTACCGCGCGGGCCTTGATCTCCTCCTCGTTGACGAGCTTTCCGGCTTCCTCGTCGCGCAAGAGCACCAGCGCCTCTTTCACCGTGACCTTGCGCTGCTCGCGCTTTTGCTGGCCCATGTTGGAGAACAGGCTTTGCAGCTGGCTGGTCATCTCCTCCATGCCCGGCGGGGTCATGATGTCGACGCCCTGGCCCT
The window above is part of the Halomonas sp. GD1P12 genome. Proteins encoded here:
- a CDS encoding SCP2 domain-containing protein produces the protein MRLTPPLLLAGCERTLNALLARDPAAPNRLAALAGSRLLVRLEKPHLALLLAYHETGVDLLPGDDVNEAEADATVELTPETFSEWLSGASIERLMFDSKLAVRGRIGLLEATRDLFFDLELDWEGELAGWIGATPAHSLAEGVRRLNRFGLRAKDELLQDLSEYVFEEARMLPGRAQRDVLRDALTDLDMATDRLEARLDRLTRRLNASLDIQAAAQARERCT
- the ubiE gene encoding bifunctional demethylmenaquinone methyltransferase/2-methoxy-6-polyprenyl-1,4-benzoquinol methylase UbiE, with the protein product MSPTQKRTTHFGYQEVPLDEKASRVADVFHSVAARYDVMNDLMSFGIHRVWKRLTIERSGVRPGHRVLDIAGGTGDLTLKFSRMVGPRGKVVLADINASMLNVGRDKLIDQGVGGNVEYVQANAENLPFPDNHFDCITIAFGLRNVTDKDAALRSMTRVLKPGGRLLVLEFSKPGNPLLSKAYDEYSFRFLPKIGELVAKDGESYRYLAESIRMHPDQPTLQAMMEAAGLERVEYTNLTGGIVALHRGIKL
- a CDS encoding DUF971 domain-containing protein, whose protein sequence is MESPIPTHVHYHKKNRLLELTYPGDRHYRVPVELLRVYSPSAEVRGHGADTAVLQTGKRDVGLMDISQVGHYALKLHFDDGHDSGLYSYDYLLELATQQDAYWAKYLQALSDAGASREPAGIQFKQL
- the hslU gene encoding ATP-dependent protease ATPase subunit HslU, encoding MTQMTPREIVHALDQYIIGQKDAKRAVAIALRNRWRRMQLDADLRPEVTPKNILMIGPTGVGKTEIARRLAKLARAPFIKVEATKFTEVGYVGRDVESIIRDLMEAAIKMVREHAKEEVGHRAEDAAEDRVLDALLPPPRGQEDKPREENATRQSFRKKLREGQLDDKEIEIEVSSQGQGVDIMTPPGMEEMTSQLQSLFSNMGQQKREQRKVTVKEALVLLRDEEAGKLVNEEEIKARAVESVEQHGIVFLDEIDKVAKGSGQSSGGEVSREGVQRDLLPLIEGSTVSTKYGMVKTDHILFIASGAFHLSRPSDLIPELQGRLPIRVELDALTPHDFKRILTEPSASLTKQYQALLATEGLDVDFTEDGIERIAEISWQVNEGTENIGARRLHTVMERLLEEASFKGGDMDSPLVVDADYVNAQLGELAVDEDLSRYIL